Proteins encoded in a region of the Neodiprion lecontei isolate iyNeoLeco1 chromosome 5, iyNeoLeco1.1, whole genome shotgun sequence genome:
- the LOC124294609 gene encoding uncharacterized protein LOC124294609 isoform X2 — protein sequence MFTDSYKVSDINEAFNRKKLRNFDASSLPPCKNELLQHFLRANYICAIWDNAHLSKPTSRKPENNGWVPESGQYHFKWFEGDQLPNYVSDSLQTLSEAVEDSDIDEDKSTEWSSSDEDNGYTDDDDGNN from the exons ATGTTTACAGACTCGTATAAAGTATCTGATATCAATGAGGCtttcaatcgaaaaaaattgagaaattttgaTGCTAGCAGTTTACCACCTTGTAAAAATGAGCTACTGCAGCATTTTTTACGAGCTAATTATATTTGTGCGATTTGGGACAATGCTCACTTAAGTAAACCTACTTCACGTAAACCTGAGAATAATGGCTGGGTACCGGAAAGTGGTCAATACCATTTTAAATGGTTTGAAGGAGATCAGCTACCTAATTATGTCAGTGATTCTCTACAAACTTTGTCAG AAGCTGTTGAAGATAGTGACATTGATGAGGACAAATCCACAGAATGGAGTAGCAGTGATGAAGATAATGGATATACCGACGATGACgatggaaataattga
- the LOC124294609 gene encoding uncharacterized protein LOC124294609 isoform X1, with product MIKSCLVSTPLKYNPVLFGKGKLRPYKLLKKFDESQKAFIKFGESELREDSDERKNVFNSIQKYICSVYNARNVIDVDAVRLQMFTDSYKVSDINEAFNRKKLRNFDASSLPPCKNELLQHFLRANYICAIWDNAHLSKPTSRKPENNGWVPESGQYHFKWFEGDQLPNYVSDSLQTLSEAVEDSDIDEDKSTEWSSSDEDNGYTDDDDGNN from the exons ATGATAAAATCTTGCCTGGTTTCCACGCCATTAAAATACAATCCGGTATTATTTGgaaaagggaaattgagaCCTTATaaactattaaaaaaattcgacgaGTCCCAAAAAGCTTTTATTAAGTTTGGCGAAAGCGAATTAAGGGAGGACAGCGATGAACGGAAGAACGTGTTTAATAGTATTCAGAAATATATATGCAGTGTATATAATGCTCGGAATGTAATTGATGTTGATGCTGTTAGACTTCAGATGTTTACAGACTCGTATAAAGTATCTGATATCAATGAGGCtttcaatcgaaaaaaattgagaaattttgaTGCTAGCAGTTTACCACCTTGTAAAAATGAGCTACTGCAGCATTTTTTACGAGCTAATTATATTTGTGCGATTTGGGACAATGCTCACTTAAGTAAACCTACTTCACGTAAACCTGAGAATAATGGCTGGGTACCGGAAAGTGGTCAATACCATTTTAAATGGTTTGAAGGAGATCAGCTACCTAATTATGTCAGTGATTCTCTACAAACTTTGTCAG AAGCTGTTGAAGATAGTGACATTGATGAGGACAAATCCACAGAATGGAGTAGCAGTGATGAAGATAATGGATATACCGACGATGACgatggaaataattga